Part of the Enterobacter pseudoroggenkampii genome, TGTCGCTGTGCCCGAAATGCGGCCACGATCAGTTTCAGCGTCGGCCGTTTGAGCCCTAGGTAAAAGCGCAGGTTTGCTCCCTCTCCCCATGGGAGAGGGTCGGGGTGAGGGCATCAGGCCGCACTATAGTAAGCCAGTCTCTCCGCCAGCAAATCCACAAACGCCTCCCTGTCGATGTCCACCATCACGGTAGTATTCGGCGTATTCCCCGTCAGCGAGTAATAATCCACCACCGTCATTCCCTGGGTGTATTTTCCCTGCGTTTCCACGCCAACCCAGCGGTCAACCGTGGTGAATATCTCAGGCTTTAACAGCCAGGCAATCGTGCACGGGTCGTGCAGGGGCGCGCCGTGGAAGCCCCACTTCTCGGCTTTGTGATACTCCATAAAGAAGTCGAGCAGCTCGGCCACGGTTGTCGCGACCGGATTACCAACGGAACGGAAGCGCTCAATATCGTCCGCCATAATCTGCGCGCGATGGGTAACGTCCAGTCCCGCCATTACAATCGGTAAGCCGGACTGGAAGACAATCTCAGCGGCTTCCGGGTCGACAAAGATGTTGAACTCCGCCGCAGGCGTCCAGTTACCCAGCCCTATGGCCCCGCCCATGATGACGATACGGGCTATTTTGCTGTGCAGTTCAGGGTGGCTGTTCAGCAGCAGCGCGACGTTGGTTTGCGGCCCGGTAGCCACCAGCGTCACGGGTTCCATGCTCTCGTGCAGCACCTTCGCCATCAGCTCCACGGCGGTGCAGTTTTGCGGCGCGAAGCCCGGCTCCGGCAGCGCCGGACCGTCCAGCCCGCTTTCACCATGCACGTTATCCGCGATAATTAATTCACGCATCAGGGGCTTGAGGGCTCCACCAGCGACGGGAATATCGGTGCGCTTGAGCAACGTCAGCATACGCAAAACGTTACGCAGGGTTTTATCCGGCGTCTGGTTTCCGGCAGAAGAGGTGACGGCTTTGAGGTCGAGTTCAGGGGAGGCAAGTGCAAGGACGAGCGCGATCGCGTCATCATGACCCGGATCGCAATCGAGAATAATAGGCTGTGCCATAGCGTTCTCCATACGTAGCGTTATTTTGTGACAAGGTTAACGCTGCGATGTGATGCCGACGAGAGGAAGTGAGTGAAAGCGTGAAGCAGTGCGCAATCCGCAGATTGCGCACCGGGAAGATTAGTGCAGGATTTTGGCGAGGAAGTCTTTGGCGCGCTCGGATTTCGGGTTAGCGAAGAACTCTTCTTTCGGTGAGTCTTCGACAATTTTCCCTTCGTCCATAAAGATCACGCGGTTGGCCACCTTACGGGCGAAGCCCATTTCGTGGG contains:
- the rihA gene encoding pyrimidine-specific ribonucleoside hydrolase RihA gives rise to the protein MAQPIILDCDPGHDDAIALVLALASPELDLKAVTSSAGNQTPDKTLRNVLRMLTLLKRTDIPVAGGALKPLMRELIIADNVHGESGLDGPALPEPGFAPQNCTAVELMAKVLHESMEPVTLVATGPQTNVALLLNSHPELHSKIARIVIMGGAIGLGNWTPAAEFNIFVDPEAAEIVFQSGLPIVMAGLDVTHRAQIMADDIERFRSVGNPVATTVAELLDFFMEYHKAEKWGFHGAPLHDPCTIAWLLKPEIFTTVDRWVGVETQGKYTQGMTVVDYYSLTGNTPNTTVMVDIDREAFVDLLAERLAYYSAA